The following coding sequences lie in one Arthrobacter sp. SLBN-122 genomic window:
- a CDS encoding universal stress protein — protein sequence MNAETGAKPVIVGVDGSEYSSAALRYAGTLAARLGTRLEVISCIGMPDYLVMSRLEGADRQFTARLEDAAGRLVEDALGRAFSGERPENIDVTVKFGPPAKVLVGESGRAQMLVVGRHGEGGLLKSSMGSVSKACAAHSKCPVLLVGQEADAV from the coding sequence ATGAACGCAGAAACAGGGGCCAAACCAGTCATCGTGGGCGTGGATGGTTCAGAATACTCCTCCGCAGCCCTCCGCTACGCCGGCACCCTGGCAGCCCGCCTCGGCACCCGGCTTGAAGTCATCTCCTGCATCGGGATGCCGGACTACCTGGTCATGTCCCGCCTCGAAGGGGCGGACCGGCAGTTCACCGCGAGGCTTGAAGACGCCGCCGGCCGCCTGGTGGAGGACGCGCTGGGCCGGGCATTCTCCGGAGAACGGCCGGAAAACATTGACGTGACCGTCAAGTTCGGGCCGCCGGCGAAAGTGCTGGTGGGGGAGAGCGGACGGGCCCAGATGCTGGTGGTCGGACGGCATGGAGAAGGTGGACTGCTCAAGTCGTCGATGGGCTCGGTCAGCAAGGCATGCGCGGCCCACTCGAAATGCCCGGTGCTCCTGGTGGGGCAGGAGGCGGACGCTGTGTGA
- a CDS encoding cation-translocating P-type ATPase: MRTADGLSSERAAQLLKQAGPNQLPAEKTVPQWRKLWGEMTHFFALMLWCAAALAFIADMPQLAVAIIVVVIVNGVFAHIQQERAQHAAARLRSLLPADVVVRRDGKVRKVHASELVVGDMVLLASGDRVPADMDLLSASACDVDESMLTGESEPVPKAAGDPVWGGTFLVNGYGEAVVSATGGGTRLAGIAVLTSGAVPPPTPLSLELRRIVRVTAGMALGIAAVFFLASLLVGFQWRDSFLFSIGVAVALVPEGLLPTVTLSLAMGAQRMASRNGLVRNLEAVETLGSTTFICTDKTGTLTQNRMNAVEVFSTDGTVQVTGQGYDPEALIKGRGVERAAQAALAARTASQGRAELHDGQWHAQGDPMEAALDALARRLTGTGPGPAPSRRLPFDPVRRRESALAGPELFCKGAPETVLPLCESVPGAVKEQVELMATRGLRVIAVARRSLEGTPEARDTSPAAELETGMELLGLIGLQDPPRPDVSEVIRAARQAGLKVAMITGDHPATAAAIARQIGLIGFPEHVVEGTDLPDDEQMLGALLDRDGIVVSRVSPEQKLRVAKALQARGHVVAMTGDGVNDGPALREADIGVAMGLSGTDVAREAADLVLLDDHFGTIVAAIEQGRATYANIHRFLTYHLTDNVAELTPFVIWALSGGHFPLALGVLQILALDIGTDLLPALALGAEPPGRHVLARPPERRHLMDRRLIIRVFCILGPVEAAMEMTVFSAVLADGGWTRGQVPEAGLLMAASGAAFTAVVLGQLANAFACRSATLPPWSLGWGTNKLLLWAVPAELAVLAVCLFVPYLAALLGQAPPTPMGLVLALLAAPAVLLADWIHKAVRGRLRRG; the protein is encoded by the coding sequence GTGAGGACCGCGGACGGCCTGAGCTCTGAGCGGGCCGCGCAGCTCCTGAAGCAGGCAGGCCCCAACCAGCTTCCGGCGGAAAAAACCGTCCCGCAATGGCGGAAGCTCTGGGGGGAGATGACGCACTTCTTCGCCCTCATGCTGTGGTGCGCCGCCGCTCTGGCGTTCATCGCGGACATGCCTCAACTGGCGGTGGCGATCATCGTCGTCGTCATTGTCAACGGGGTGTTCGCCCACATCCAGCAGGAACGCGCCCAGCATGCCGCCGCAAGGCTGCGCAGCCTGCTGCCCGCCGATGTGGTGGTGCGGCGGGACGGGAAGGTGCGCAAGGTTCACGCCAGCGAGCTGGTGGTCGGGGACATGGTGCTGCTCGCTTCCGGCGACCGTGTGCCCGCTGACATGGATCTGCTGTCGGCGTCGGCATGCGACGTGGACGAATCCATGCTGACGGGCGAAAGCGAGCCCGTTCCCAAAGCCGCAGGCGATCCTGTGTGGGGCGGGACCTTCCTGGTCAACGGCTATGGGGAGGCCGTCGTGTCCGCCACCGGCGGGGGCACGAGACTGGCCGGGATCGCCGTCCTCACCAGCGGAGCGGTTCCACCCCCCACACCGCTGTCCCTGGAACTGCGGCGGATTGTCCGCGTCACGGCAGGCATGGCCTTGGGCATAGCGGCGGTCTTCTTCCTGGCATCGCTGCTGGTGGGCTTTCAATGGCGGGACTCCTTCCTGTTCTCCATTGGCGTTGCCGTGGCGCTGGTTCCGGAAGGGCTCCTGCCCACGGTCACGCTGTCCCTGGCGATGGGCGCCCAACGCATGGCATCGCGCAATGGGCTGGTCCGCAACCTTGAGGCAGTGGAAACGCTGGGCTCAACCACCTTCATCTGCACCGACAAAACAGGGACCCTGACGCAGAACCGGATGAACGCCGTCGAGGTCTTCAGCACGGACGGGACAGTCCAGGTGACGGGCCAGGGATATGACCCGGAAGCTCTCATCAAGGGCCGGGGCGTGGAAAGGGCGGCCCAGGCAGCGCTCGCAGCCCGTACCGCGTCACAGGGCAGGGCCGAGCTGCACGACGGTCAGTGGCACGCCCAGGGGGACCCAATGGAAGCTGCGCTGGACGCCCTGGCCCGCCGCCTGACGGGGACCGGACCAGGGCCTGCCCCGTCGCGCCGGCTGCCCTTCGACCCCGTCCGGCGCAGGGAATCCGCCCTCGCAGGTCCTGAGCTGTTCTGCAAAGGTGCCCCCGAAACGGTCCTTCCGCTGTGTGAGTCCGTGCCGGGAGCGGTCAAGGAGCAGGTGGAGCTCATGGCGACACGGGGCCTGCGCGTCATTGCCGTGGCACGGCGGAGCCTTGAAGGAACACCCGAAGCCAGGGACACCAGCCCGGCAGCCGAACTCGAAACGGGCATGGAACTCCTGGGCCTGATCGGATTGCAGGATCCTCCCCGGCCGGATGTCAGCGAGGTGATCCGGGCTGCCCGGCAGGCAGGCCTGAAAGTCGCCATGATCACCGGCGACCACCCGGCCACCGCCGCTGCGATTGCCCGGCAGATCGGCCTGATCGGATTCCCTGAACACGTGGTGGAGGGCACAGACCTTCCGGATGACGAACAGATGCTCGGAGCGCTCCTGGACCGCGACGGGATCGTGGTCAGCAGGGTATCGCCGGAACAGAAGCTTCGCGTCGCCAAGGCCCTGCAGGCCCGCGGGCACGTGGTGGCCATGACCGGCGACGGCGTCAACGACGGCCCGGCCCTTCGCGAAGCGGACATCGGCGTGGCCATGGGGTTAAGCGGAACCGACGTGGCCCGGGAAGCCGCGGACCTGGTCCTCCTCGATGACCACTTCGGCACCATCGTGGCGGCCATTGAACAAGGCAGGGCCACCTACGCCAACATCCACCGGTTCCTCACGTACCACCTCACCGACAACGTGGCGGAACTGACGCCGTTCGTGATCTGGGCGCTTTCCGGCGGCCACTTTCCGCTCGCCCTGGGCGTCCTGCAAATCCTCGCCCTGGACATCGGCACCGACCTGCTGCCGGCGCTGGCCCTTGGCGCCGAGCCGCCGGGCAGGCACGTCCTGGCCCGTCCGCCCGAACGCCGGCACCTGATGGACCGGCGGCTGATCATCCGGGTCTTCTGCATCCTGGGGCCCGTGGAGGCAGCCATGGAGATGACCGTGTTCTCGGCGGTCCTGGCCGATGGGGGCTGGACGCGTGGTCAGGTTCCCGAAGCAGGGCTCCTGATGGCTGCCTCCGGTGCCGCATTCACCGCCGTTGTTCTGGGACAGCTTGCGAACGCGTTCGCGTGCCGGAGCGCCACCCTGCCGCCCTGGTCGCTGGGCTGGGGCACGAACAAGCTGCTGTTGTGGGCTGTGCCGGCTGAACTGGCCGTCCTGGCAGTGTGCCTGTTCGTGCCATACCTCGCCGCATTGCTGGGCCAGGCACCGCCGACCCCAATGGGCCTGGTTCTTGCGCTGCTCGCTGCTCCCGCCGTCCTGCTTGCGGACTGGATCCACAAAGCGGTCCGCGGCCGGCTGCGCCGCGGCTAG